From Ptychodera flava strain L36383 chromosome 2, AS_Pfla_20210202, whole genome shotgun sequence, the proteins below share one genomic window:
- the LOC139147221 gene encoding basic phospholipase A2 DE-1-like: MVFKLSFLVLLLSVSLVVRCSDEFEDDDIYDLDAGDDVYDIEERDDSDESDEDTGSDASSYYSKMISCATKKSWWAFSSYGCYCGLGGRGTPVDDVDRCCQTRDQCTAAAVSEVKSRWRKYGLRLLRYKTTSCTECSTLEAYGDDKYAKVKHDLCQCDSAAAKCLAGAEDKYDRKYIRYRLKNWGRNCAKKS, translated from the exons ATGGTTTTCAAACTGTCGTTCCTCGTGCTCTTGCTGAGTGTGTCGCTGGTCGTGAGATGCAGTGACGAATTCGAAGACGACGACATCTACGATTTAGACGCTGGAGACGATGTTTACGACATCGAAGAAAGAGACGACTCGGATGAATCAG ATGAAGATACCGGCAGCGATGCGTCATCATACTACAGTAAAATGATAAGCTGTGCCACTAAGAAGTCTTGGTGGGCTTTCTCCAGCTATGGTTGTTACTGTGGACTTGGAGGTCGGGGAACGCCAGTTGATGACGTGGACAG GTGTTGCCAAACCCGTGACCAGTGCACTGCCGCCGCCGTCAGTGAGGTAAAATCTCGTTGGCGTAAATATGGCTTACGTCTTTTGAGGTATAAAACAACGAGCTGTACTGAATGCA GTACTCTTGAAGCGTACGGAGACGACAAGTATGCCAAGGTGAAACACGACCTCTGCCAGTGTGACTCGGCTGCCGCTAAGTGTTTGGCTGGTGCTGAAGACAAATACGACAGAAAGTACATCCGCTACAGGTTGAAAAATTGGGGCAGAAACTGCGCAAAGAAATCTTAA
- the LOC139114980 gene encoding acidic phospholipase A2 PLA-2-like, translating to MASCVSRRQLHTLALFVFMAQVLASVNCSPAPALRSKRAIIALGEMIDCTTDSGLIGAAIDYNNYGCYCGIGGSGTPLDAIDECCMHHDKCYSRFDDNGDCPTLQLYITLYDFETRYCGTPYAEIRCKTVAEYEGERHAECKADICNCDRKLAECFGRNLDTYNDDYKFYDTDLCV from the exons ATGGCATCGTGTGTGAGCAGACGACAACTGCATACTCTagctttgtttgttttcatggcGCAAG TTCTGGCATCAGTAAACTGCTCCCCAGCCCCAGCTTTGCGATCTAAGCGTGCGATCATAGCTTTGGGTGAAATGATCGACTGTACAACTGACAGTGGTCTGATCGGAGCGGCCATCGATTACAACAACTATGGCTGTTACTGTGGTATCGGAGGTTCTGGAACGCCATTGGACGCCATTGATGA ATGCTGTATGCACCATGATAAGTGCTATTCAAGATTCGACGACAACGGCGACTGTCCAACTCTACAATTATACATCACCCTGTACGACTTTGAAACCAGGTACTGTGGTACGCCATATGCAGAAATTAGATGCA AAACTGTGGCTGAATACGAAGGAGAAAGACACGCTGAATGTAAAGCAGATATATGTAATTGCGATAGGAAACTTGCCGAGTGTTTTGGTAGAAACCTAGACACATATAACGACGACTACAAGTTTTATGATACAGATCTGTGTGTCTAA
- the LOC139114990 gene encoding ras-related and estrogen-regulated growth inhibitor-like, translated as MFRSQSVRQSKPEMLRHSKSETSLASYTNRERRRSSTCAAVRIVVLGASGVGKTALTVRFLTRRFIGEYHPTLESTYRHKTTVDDDEVSMEILDTAGDAGNIYRDGQTAWAEAFILVYSITDRTSFEQIEQMWRDLRAQRPSSIVAAILVGNKNDLKHSRQVTQNDGDRLADAIGCPFYEVSAMDGQQIPLVIELFRNAVRELRMKRLECRKHSSSASQMKKAVKDFLTFRASKARLNSAS; from the exons ATGTTCAGGTCGCAGTCCGTGCGTCAGAGTAAACCTGAAATGTTACGTCATAGTAAATCTGAGACTTCATTGGCCAGTTACACAAACCGTGAAAGACGGAGGTCATCGACCTGTGCCGCCGTCAGGATAGTTGTGCTTGGTGCGTCAGGAGTCGGAAAAACCG CTCTTACGGTGAGATTTTTAACACGGCGATTCATAGGCGAATATCATCCAACGCTAG AGAGTACGTATAGACACAAAACTACCGTGGATGATGATGAGGTTTCTATGGAAATACTGGACACAGCCGGTGAC GCCGGCAACATTTACCGCGACGGTCAAACAGCGTGGGCCGAAGCATTTATCTTGGTGTATTCCATTACGGACAGGACTAGTTTCGAACAGATCGAACAAATGTGGCGAGATCTTAGGGCACAGAGACCCTCTAGTATAGTGGCCGCCATTTTGGTTGGCAACAAGAACGATTTGAAACATTCCCGCCAAGTGACTCAAAACGACGGCGACAGGCTTGCTGACGCTATCGGATGTCCTTTCTACGAGGTATCGGCCATGGATGGACAGCAGATACCGCTTGTCATCGAACTTTTCCGTAACGCTGTTCGGGAACTCAGGATGAAGCGACTGGAGTGTAGAAAACACAGTTCCTCTGCGTCGCAAATGAAAAAGGCGGTGAAAGACTTCTTGACCTTTCGCGCTTCGAAAGCGAGGTTGAACTCTGCTTCATGA